The Periplaneta americana isolate PAMFEO1 chromosome 16, P.americana_PAMFEO1_priV1, whole genome shotgun sequence genome segment AATGCTTAACTTGTCACAAATATAAACCCTGATTTATCCTTCTGTCTCTAAGAGATGCTACCTTATGACGACATTGAATTATTTTTAGCGTCGGCCACTTCTATAAACTCCGTGGCCCATCTTTACCCAAATGATAGAAGTTCGTATTCTATACTACTAAACCAGCCTAAAATTACAGTAACTTGTAACATTACGCTACTTACGAGATTACAAAATTCATGGCAGTATACTCTTAATTTTCTTTCAGAAATTGGAggcaataattattcatttcaaaAGTTTTAATTTCTATGTGAAAATAGTCCTGAGATGACAGTTGTTTCCAGACTACTGCAGAAGGCGTCCTGACTTCAGCAGCATCTCTTTGTTCAGCTGCAGTGCACAGTACTTCGACAATAAGCCCTAAGAGCATTACTAGACtttcgatggataggtagaggtggcccaattgcttggcctccacgctcacctgatctgaagcctctcgatttctacttgtggggccatttaaaatcattggtttattcgtctccggtgcctgatttggaatcccttcggaatcgaattgtggcatgttctgaggacatacgcaatactcctggagtttgggatcgtgttcgcaggtcaatgagacatcgatgtgaggtctgtattcaagcaggaggtggacattttcaacatattttgtaatgacaacgacctgcggaaagaaaaacgttccggtgaatttcaatgttgtgaaggccataactcggaaatgaaacatttccggacacatgttgtaatgaactattttgattgtctatatgtgggaaatacatacctgaaattatgccccgtattttttaaataccctgtatATTTCGGGCAGTtgacaaaaaaaagaaaacaaagatcaCTATGCCGAGAAAACACTTTCCCAAACATAACACTCATGAATATAGGCATACTGCCTTAACGCACCTAAGTACTTGGAGAATACATTCGTCATGGACAAATAATGTATGTACAGGTAGTTTCTTGTAGTTTGACTCAGAGTTGCTTTACTAGAAAGTGGCTGTGCATCCCTGTGTTAATGCATGCTTTAGTTGTGTGTGAACCTTGTgctaataattgttcatttaatagAAAATATGCAACAACAAATTCATTAACACACGTCTATACTCATGGCAGctaatattacaaacaaaattactaattttacGCGAAGCAAACATGACTCCAGTTGTTAATGGTTCAGTTTCGAAGTAAACACCAGCACCAGCTGGAAATAAAGTGAGAGACCCTCACTGTATTTGTGCAAAAAATACCTAATTTCATATCATATTAGAGATGATTATGTGTAAACAGATACATCCTAACATATGGAATTCAGTCCACAGATAACACATATGAAAGGAATCTTGGTTGTGCGAGGGATTATATCTTTTAGACATTCCTATACGGTAAACTTCCACCCCTCACATCGCATTTAGGACCGTAACacacctgcagaattttttgccAGCGACAAATGTGTTgcgggaaaataaaaaaattgataacatggattcaaatggacgtccacacactggaagagattctcgctcgaggcaaaaacctcgcgcgagtttctcgctggaatcggtagatCAGCGAAtcttcttgacacatttatcaaagatgttcgACATTTATAGcctactctttatgacgattgaatgtagaaaaagatatcacaggtggcgatgaattgtatccttttatttgaaaatgaggaagatggctgataattacagtcagaaacttatcgaacttgtacgattacatcagtaggcctatttatatgatacacgggatgaaaactataaaaacacgaaacgtaaagaagaaatctggagataaatatcagattatctgaaaataaatagggttattttttattttgatgagatttaatagtattgattaaacatttgaaattatgtatctctatgtcttaacagtttacgtaattttaatcagaatatagcaaagaaatctctatcatatcatgaatggctaaaaaaaaattgtggtccattcaacctgaaataacgcctaaacgcatcatcaaatcgaaaccagtgtccaaaactcgcccttatgttcgtaagatacaatgtgattttcagatataacTGCCTTTAATTTTAGGCGTATTTCTTGGTTTcataaacaaaatatgttcatgtaactccatttcctcatcatctgaatactcagattcaacatagcgttcgtacgtaatttgtaaagtacgacaatatacttacaggttatatatttaagtacgacaatatcgTAATCACATAACccataatatttcccccaacgagtcattactataatcagaaaaatgcttcttgcatgaaggcagtgcatagatgatcatagcgaggtgtgatctgttatagcgagaactcgccaagtgtgttaCGGGCATTAAATGGGCTCTGGCATGTATATGGTGGGTGTAGATGAAAAGATGTCTCGGTTCTGGAAAATTCATTATACAGACATTACATCTGCAATTCTTTCAGCGCGTGTGAATGATCACGTGTTTCCTTAAGGTTCCCAACTGTGTGAAACTCTTTCCACAATGGAAGCATTTAACTCGTCCTTCGCCCGTGTGAATGTGAACGTGTCTCTGAAAACTCGACGGCGTTGAGAGACACTTcccacacacatcgcatttgaatcGCCTTTCTTCTGTGTGAACGCGCAGATGTGTCTTCAGATCTCCTAATACTGggtaacactttccacacacatcgcatttgaatggtcttTTGTCAGTGTGTATGCGTCCATGTTTGTTTAAATACTCCGATGTTGAGAAAAACTTTCCACATatctcgcatttgaatggctttttcCCGGTGTGTAAGGGTGTATGCCTGTTTAAATGGCCCGAAGATGAGAAACACTTTCCGCAaaaatcgcatttgaatggtttttcgccGGTATGTATTCGTGCATGTACTTTTAAATCGCCCGAGACTTTAAAACTCTTCCCACACAGATCGCATTTGTATGGCCTCAGCCCGGTATGGGTGCGTACATGCCTTATTAAATGCCCCGCTCttgagaaacattttccacaatgCTGGCATTTCAAAGGCTTTTCGCCAGTATGTACTCGCCCATGCATTTTTAGATCTTGTGATGTTGAGAAAAATTTcccacacacatcgcatttgaatggcattTCCCCAGTATGAGTGAATACATGTCTGTTTAAATGTCGCAATGTTGAGAAACACATTCCACACTCTTCACACTTGGATTGCCTTTTGCAAGCTTCCTTGTGTGTATGTTTGTTTAAAAACAACGCTGAAGTAAAATTCTTCCCACAGAGGTCGCATTTTAACATCTCTTCGGCAGTGTGTACGAGTGCGTGTTTTGTTAAAACTCTCGATTTACAGAAACCTTTACCACAAacgtcgcatttgaatggcttttcgccagTGTGTACACGTGCGTGTATTTTTAAGCTTTGTTTTACTGAGAAACGCTTTCCACACAACTCGCAAACGAAAGGCCTTTCCCCAGTGTGAATGTGTGCG includes the following:
- the LOC138691920 gene encoding zinc finger protein 665-like isoform X1; this encodes MLIYRMEENKASSEEGNSSHLEVTGMNTECVDQSCDAISGLKLEDATPVPITFPVVKTEVDEDLLDVDRVEQAQTAGSTSDGDEVLTECSVDNVEKSVSREHASIDLEEDDSVQSGSSSGVNRKSIKCDICDEVFATAQSLKLHFNTHAIKKPFKCDSCGKCFSNLKLLKQHIRIHSGEKPFKCDICGKCFLRFAELQRHMRVHTGEKPFTCKVCGKCFSGLGHLTRHVRTHKRERPFKCDECGKSFRDSFALSRHAHMHLGEKSFICEVCGKRFSQYSNLTTHVRVHTGEKRCVCEVCGKSFTGTTDLKIHAHIHTGERPFVCELCGKRFSVKQSLKIHARVHTGEKPFKCDVCGKGFCKSRVLTKHALVHTAEEMLKCDLCGKNFTSALFLNKHTHKEACKRQSKCEECGMCFSTLRHLNRHVFTHTGEMPFKCDVCGKFFSTSQDLKMHGRVHTGEKPLKCQHCGKCFSRAGHLIRHVRTHTGLRPYKCDLCGKSFKVSGDLKVHARIHTGEKPFKCDFCGKCFSSSGHLNRHTPLHTGKKPFKCEICGKFFSTSEYLNKHGRIHTDKRPFKCDVCGKCYPVLGDLKTHLRVHTEERRFKCDVCGKCLSTPSSFQRHVHIHTGEGRVKCFHCGKSFTQLGTLRKHVIIHTR